In a single window of the Flavobacterium sp. W4I14 genome:
- a CDS encoding hypothetical protein (product_source=Hypo-rule applied; pfam=PF12741; superfamily=48452) — protein MKTIYHKSSNNRIKGLSAVLLASLMALNFGCTKNFEDFNTNPTALSPEQTTALLKSAIGPIEQEIFHNYQIAQNLSADAFSGYMMAPNPFGGINNMSYSLNDGWNSAGFNDQYNYVMAPISKIGQSEVKTKSPEAWGIALLVQVMAMSRVTDKFGPIPYTTAGSSLVSTPYEDQKTVYNAFFKQIDTAANNLQTYIAANPGKTAFYDKGDLIYAGDPMKWLKLANSLRLRLATRIVKADAATAKLQAEKALSAPGGLLTTAVDNAAVAQSGTRDNDLWVVTVAYDGDNALGAALQTYLVGYNDPRLPVYARPATDPLFTGQYVGIRSGANTSFNGLGKAGYKTYSTLNSTDNVKSPIGQKAPQILMTAAEVWFLKAEAALRGWTGAGDAQTNYETGITTSLQQWGVAAGSYLSDATSIPTAYVDPKNAANNAAAVSTITVKWDPTSTNEQKLERIITQKWLAIFPDGQEAWSEYRRTGYPKLFTVANNNSGGTINTQTQIRRLPFPSTEYGNGNSAEVVKAVGLLGGPDNGGTRLWWDVNKANF, from the coding sequence ATGAAAACTATATATCATAAATCCTCGAATAACAGGATTAAAGGATTGTCTGCTGTTTTGCTGGCATCTTTGATGGCCTTAAATTTTGGATGTACAAAAAACTTTGAAGATTTTAACACCAATCCAACTGCACTTTCTCCTGAGCAGACTACTGCGCTTTTAAAATCGGCAATTGGCCCAATTGAGCAGGAAATTTTCCATAACTATCAGATTGCACAAAACCTAAGTGCTGATGCTTTTAGTGGTTACATGATGGCCCCGAACCCTTTTGGAGGAATCAACAACATGAGCTATTCGCTTAACGATGGCTGGAACAGTGCGGGTTTTAACGACCAGTACAACTATGTAATGGCACCAATATCTAAAATTGGCCAGAGCGAAGTAAAAACCAAATCGCCGGAAGCCTGGGGAATTGCCCTTTTAGTTCAGGTAATGGCCATGAGTAGGGTAACCGATAAATTTGGCCCTATTCCATATACTACAGCTGGTTCCTCTTTGGTATCTACACCTTATGAAGATCAGAAAACGGTTTATAATGCTTTTTTTAAACAAATCGATACAGCAGCCAATAACTTACAAACTTATATTGCAGCTAATCCTGGCAAAACGGCTTTTTATGATAAAGGCGATTTAATCTATGCAGGTGATCCGATGAAATGGTTAAAATTGGCTAACTCTTTACGTTTGCGTTTAGCTACGCGTATTGTAAAGGCCGATGCGGCTACAGCAAAACTTCAGGCTGAAAAAGCCTTAAGTGCACCAGGCGGTTTATTAACAACTGCAGTAGATAATGCGGCCGTAGCGCAGTCGGGTACAAGAGATAATGATTTATGGGTGGTTACCGTTGCTTACGATGGTGATAATGCTTTAGGTGCAGCTTTGCAAACGTATTTGGTAGGCTATAATGATCCGCGTTTACCAGTTTACGCCAGGCCTGCTACCGATCCTTTATTTACGGGGCAATATGTAGGAATCAGATCGGGTGCAAATACTTCATTTAATGGTTTGGGTAAAGCGGGTTATAAAACTTATTCAACCTTAAACTCTACTGATAATGTGAAATCACCAATCGGACAAAAAGCACCACAAATTTTAATGACTGCTGCTGAGGTTTGGTTTTTAAAAGCAGAGGCCGCATTACGTGGCTGGACAGGTGCAGGCGATGCACAAACCAACTATGAGACCGGAATCACCACCTCATTACAGCAATGGGGTGTAGCTGCAGGAAGTTATTTATCAGATGCAACCAGTATACCTACTGCTTATGTAGATCCGAAAAATGCCGCAAACAATGCTGCAGCTGTAAGTACAATAACCGTAAAATGGGACCCTACTTCTACCAATGAACAAAAATTAGAGCGCATTATTACACAAAAATGGTTGGCTATCTTCCCTGATGGACAGGAAGCCTGGTCTGAATACAGACGTACGGGTTACCCTAAGTTATTTACAGTAGCCAATAATAACAGTGGCGGAACTATAAATACCCAAACCCAGATCAGAAGATTGCCATTCCCATCAACAGAATATGGAAACGGTAACAGCGCCGAGGTTGTTAAAGCGGTTGGCCTTTTAGGCGGACCAGACAATGGCGGCACCAGATTATGGTGGGACGTGAATAAAGCGAACTTCTAA
- a CDS encoding nucleoid DNA-binding protein (product_source=COG0776; cath_funfam=1.10.287.110,4.10.520.10; cog=COG0776; pfam=PF18174,PF18175; superfamily=110997,47661,47729; transmembrane_helix_parts=Outside_1_456,TMhelix_457_479,Inside_480_642), which produces MDILSYLLELLQQRKEVGITGLGTFYKKKYPGRYDKEKQTFLPPGYTLQFSAEVTEEDALANFISAKTNINNDDARNHIAQFVEEVNQKLELDHEAELQNTGRLFFTEQGLGFEPVKNMNYGSEFYGLPSLAETAIEEIETDSPQQEEEVYDEIAEAPVVPSPFENKSYQAPVIENVELDEVKDDLKNTLKHSENPTDEIVEAPEFIKEQHEQHPDRFGHTPESEVENIAAEKHAVETPESDETQETVAESEVKNIDNDQLNIETLEPTEIQDEIEEVTNTTEEVEVPKAENIATEQPAIETPESDETQEEIPNTTTEEVEVPESIVAQHEEHPDRFGHTPESEVENISAEHQTIKTPESDDAQDEVIATENTSAPKEINTVEVPETVIPQNEPSSRFSLRSQTEEPKTYINLEEEAKKEEPVIEAPAFIKEQHAEHPNRFGHDPIEHGDETRQGMSTWLMITIAVLALVVIAAITYLVKPELFTGETTEAVKPAQVIIDSPKVVVDTLKAKQDSIAKTDSILKANQVQKKADTVKKVEAKPVVKPTVEAPKENKIVPNTGPSTFYVIAASFQSEKKALVFIKQMEKIGLNAEIAKVPGRLKKVSIASFTTEKEAKEQKDILQKKLKGKGYFVQQKSNNTQP; this is translated from the coding sequence ATGGATATCTTATCATACCTATTAGAACTCTTGCAGCAACGCAAAGAAGTTGGTATTACCGGCTTGGGCACCTTTTATAAAAAGAAATACCCAGGAAGATACGATAAGGAAAAACAAACGTTTTTGCCTCCCGGATATACGCTGCAATTTTCAGCAGAAGTAACAGAAGAAGATGCTTTAGCCAATTTTATTTCAGCTAAAACAAATATCAATAACGATGATGCCCGCAATCACATTGCCCAGTTTGTTGAAGAAGTAAATCAAAAATTAGAATTAGACCATGAGGCCGAGTTGCAAAATACCGGTCGCTTATTTTTTACCGAACAAGGATTAGGTTTCGAACCGGTTAAAAATATGAACTATGGTTCTGAATTCTACGGACTTCCATCACTAGCAGAAACCGCAATTGAGGAAATAGAAACTGATTCACCTCAACAAGAGGAAGAAGTTTACGACGAAATTGCTGAAGCACCAGTGGTACCATCACCATTTGAGAATAAATCGTACCAAGCCCCGGTAATCGAAAATGTAGAATTGGATGAAGTTAAGGATGATCTTAAGAATACTTTAAAACATTCAGAAAATCCTACAGATGAAATTGTTGAAGCACCAGAATTTATTAAGGAACAGCACGAACAACATCCTGATCGCTTTGGTCATACACCAGAATCGGAAGTAGAAAATATCGCTGCTGAAAAACATGCGGTTGAAACGCCTGAATCTGATGAAACACAAGAAACAGTAGCAGAATCGGAGGTGAAAAATATTGATAATGACCAACTTAATATTGAAACACTTGAACCTACTGAAATACAAGATGAAATAGAAGAAGTAACAAATACTACTGAAGAGGTAGAAGTACCAAAAGCTGAAAATATTGCCACTGAACAACCTGCTATTGAAACGCCTGAATCTGATGAAACACAAGAAGAAATACCAAACACTACTACTGAAGAGGTAGAAGTTCCTGAATCAATTGTGGCACAGCACGAAGAGCATCCAGATCGCTTTGGTCATACGCCAGAATCGGAAGTAGAAAATATCTCTGCCGAACATCAGACAATTAAGACACCTGAATCTGACGATGCACAGGACGAAGTAATTGCTACAGAAAATACCTCAGCACCTAAAGAAATCAATACCGTGGAGGTACCAGAAACGGTTATTCCACAAAATGAGCCCTCGAGCCGTTTTTCTCTCAGGTCACAAACAGAGGAACCTAAAACATACATCAATTTAGAAGAGGAAGCTAAAAAAGAAGAACCTGTAATTGAGGCCCCTGCATTTATAAAAGAGCAACATGCAGAGCATCCTAATCGTTTTGGTCACGACCCAATTGAACATGGCGACGAAACGCGACAAGGTATGTCTACCTGGTTGATGATTACAATTGCAGTGTTAGCTTTGGTTGTTATTGCAGCGATAACCTATTTGGTTAAACCAGAATTATTTACGGGCGAAACAACTGAAGCGGTAAAGCCTGCACAGGTAATTATCGATTCGCCAAAGGTTGTCGTTGATACCCTAAAAGCAAAGCAGGATTCGATAGCCAAAACAGATAGCATTTTAAAAGCAAACCAGGTTCAGAAAAAAGCAGATACGGTTAAAAAAGTAGAGGCAAAACCTGTGGTTAAACCTACTGTAGAAGCTCCAAAAGAAAATAAAATTGTACCAAATACTGGTCCTTCTACGTTTTACGTTATTGCAGCATCTTTTCAATCAGAGAAAAAAGCACTTGTGTTTATTAAGCAAATGGAAAAAATTGGTTTAAATGCCGAAATCGCAAAAGTACCTGGCCGTTTAAAAAAGGTAAGTATAGCGAGTTTCACAACTGAAAAGGAAGCTAAAGAACAGAAAGATATTTTACAGAAAAAACTAAAAGGAAAAGGATATTTCGTACAACAAAAATCTAACAACACACAACCATAA
- a CDS encoding biopolymer transport protein ExbB (product_source=KO:K03561; cog=COG0811; ko=KO:K03561; pfam=PF01618; transmembrane_helix_parts=Outside_1_39,TMhelix_40_59,Inside_60_141,TMhelix_142_164,Outside_165_186,TMhelix_187_209,Inside_210_234), which translates to MITLLIQDTTQALQDTANAVNQAVTQPQPELHFIDLLFKGGWVMVPLAFLALLALVIFFERYLTIKKATKDESNLMGQIRSYIQSGNLEGAMSLLRNNNSPLSRMLQKGLKRIGRPIKDIEGAIENVGKLEVSKLEKNISILGIVAGIAPMLGFVGTIVGVITIFHQVSIKGAIEIGTISGGLYTKMITSATGLIIGIIAYVLYHILNIMVEKIILKMETDAIDFIDLLEEPGK; encoded by the coding sequence ATGATAACTTTATTAATTCAGGACACCACACAAGCATTACAAGACACAGCAAATGCGGTTAACCAAGCAGTAACACAGCCACAGCCAGAACTCCATTTTATCGATCTGCTTTTTAAAGGCGGCTGGGTAATGGTTCCATTGGCTTTTTTAGCATTGTTAGCCTTAGTTATTTTCTTTGAACGTTATTTAACTATTAAAAAAGCAACCAAAGACGAGTCGAACCTAATGGGTCAGATCAGGTCTTATATCCAATCAGGAAATTTAGAAGGTGCAATGTCGCTTTTAAGAAATAATAACTCACCCCTTTCGCGTATGTTGCAAAAAGGTTTAAAACGCATTGGTCGCCCAATTAAAGATATTGAAGGTGCGATTGAAAATGTTGGTAAATTAGAGGTTTCTAAATTAGAGAAGAACATCAGTATATTGGGTATTGTTGCAGGTATTGCACCAATGCTTGGTTTCGTAGGTACAATTGTGGGGGTAATTACCATTTTCCACCAGGTATCTATAAAAGGTGCGATTGAAATTGGAACCATTTCTGGTGGTTTATATACCAAAATGATTACTTCCGCAACCGGACTGATTATCGGTATTATCGCTTACGTGCTGTATCATATTTTAAACATTATGGTCGAAAAAATCATCCTTAAAATGGAAACCGATGCAATTGATTTTATTGATTTACTAGAAGAACCAGGCAAATAA
- a CDS encoding outer membrane biosynthesis protein TonB (product_source=COG0810; cog=COG0810; superfamily=74653; transmembrane_helix_parts=Inside_1_19,TMhelix_20_42,Outside_43_279): MNYKAQNVPNEENNYPKAIAIASGIMGFLLLISFFIVIGSFQPPEEVGMGGMVVNYGTSAEGMGDDYTSIEEPSADPNANGKPPEKVTPEEKVTPTTSTESSDKEVQTQNTEDAIAVNTKPTKPNTAAPTPVTEDKPAKPVINQNALYKGKKNTGQGQGDGTGKTPGNQGDKDGDPLASNYGEGGSGNGNVQLSLASRKFIDIPRIQDDGQSAGKIAVQIRVDKNGKVVQARAGAKGTTLSDLALWRKCEQAVLGASLNKLESAPDVQTGIVMFNFKVK, translated from the coding sequence ATGAACTACAAAGCACAAAACGTACCTAACGAGGAAAATAACTACCCTAAGGCCATTGCCATAGCAAGCGGAATTATGGGCTTTTTATTATTGATCAGCTTTTTTATCGTGATTGGCTCGTTCCAGCCACCTGAAGAAGTAGGTATGGGTGGCATGGTTGTAAATTATGGAACTTCAGCAGAAGGAATGGGCGATGATTATACCAGTATTGAAGAACCATCGGCAGATCCTAATGCAAATGGCAAGCCACCAGAAAAGGTAACACCAGAAGAAAAAGTGACCCCAACCACTTCTACTGAAAGTAGCGACAAAGAAGTGCAGACACAAAATACGGAAGATGCCATCGCTGTAAATACCAAACCTACAAAACCCAATACAGCTGCACCAACTCCGGTTACGGAAGATAAGCCTGCGAAACCGGTAATTAACCAAAATGCGCTCTACAAAGGCAAAAAGAATACCGGCCAAGGGCAGGGAGATGGAACTGGAAAAACACCAGGTAATCAGGGTGACAAAGATGGCGACCCATTGGCATCAAATTATGGAGAAGGTGGTTCGGGAAATGGCAATGTACAGTTATCATTGGCTAGTAGAAAATTCATCGATATTCCAAGGATACAGGATGATGGACAAAGTGCAGGAAAAATTGCTGTTCAAATCCGCGTAGATAAAAATGGTAAAGTGGTTCAGGCCCGTGCAGGTGCAAAAGGCACTACCTTATCTGATTTAGCCCTTTGGCGGAAATGTGAACAGGCGGTGTTGGGTGCAAGTTTAAACAAATTGGAATCAGCACCCGATGTACAAACCGGGATTGTAATGTTTAATTTTAAAGTGAAATAA
- a CDS encoding hypothetical protein (product_source=Hypo-rule applied; cath_funfam=2.60.120.200,3.20.20.80; cleavage_site_network=SignalP-noTM; pfam=PF00704,PF13385; smart=SM00560; superfamily=49899,51445), whose translation MRKLTVFGVLLLTAFALLYACKKANSEKEDNALSTKGTARAATNASALALTGPFMTAYVEVNSNNFVNPGCYTYGTSASQLFGVSVIFAANINSVNGVPTLYFNPQVQETLNSSKVAYLKSLGIKVVLDVLGNHQNAGWGCFTTYAQADAFAIQCANAVQQYGLDGIDIDDEYSACTANNGSLVLAAAALRARMGADKLITMAAFNQANYFNATYNNQKLGDILDYVFEQTYFSTDYTGRLQPYINAGVPKSKLGLGTDLGNSDQAAVATYVKNNGLASAMVYNVANNSQTKLSAMSNVLYGAATAVKPNCIDGNGGTPPVAGNRSLVFDGTNEYLNSNTFNLAGTSITYEAWVKPTAFKATAPNISTIMGIEVSDANVALLRLGDASLANNKVQFVLNTGGATPKKLNSATALSANTWYHIAATYDGATMKIYINGTLDASMSATGTIAANGTFQISRSWDANRGFNGQFDEMRVWKSALAQSAISANKCSVSATSTNLEALLEIRRRYRNHHC comes from the coding sequence ATGAGAAAACTAACCGTTTTCGGCGTACTGCTGTTAACAGCTTTCGCCCTGTTGTATGCTTGTAAAAAAGCTAATTCTGAAAAAGAAGACAACGCTTTAAGCACCAAAGGTACCGCCAGAGCTGCCACCAATGCTTCTGCCCTCGCCTTAACTGGTCCATTCATGACCGCCTATGTAGAAGTAAACAGCAACAATTTTGTAAATCCGGGCTGTTATACCTATGGAACTTCAGCTAGTCAGTTATTTGGTGTTTCTGTTATTTTCGCAGCAAATATTAACTCGGTAAATGGCGTACCAACTTTGTATTTCAATCCACAGGTACAAGAGACCTTAAATTCGAGCAAGGTTGCTTACCTCAAATCATTAGGCATAAAAGTAGTGTTAGATGTACTTGGAAACCATCAGAATGCAGGCTGGGGCTGTTTTACCACTTATGCACAGGCCGATGCCTTTGCCATTCAATGTGCCAATGCGGTACAACAGTATGGGTTAGACGGGATTGATATCGACGATGAGTATTCTGCCTGTACAGCAAATAACGGTTCATTAGTTCTTGCCGCTGCTGCGCTACGGGCACGCATGGGTGCCGATAAGCTCATTACCATGGCTGCATTTAATCAGGCCAATTATTTTAATGCTACTTATAACAACCAAAAACTGGGCGATATTTTAGATTATGTATTTGAGCAAACTTACTTCTCAACAGATTATACCGGCCGTTTACAGCCATACATTAATGCTGGTGTACCTAAAAGCAAATTGGGTTTAGGTACCGATTTAGGCAATAGCGATCAGGCAGCGGTAGCCACGTACGTAAAAAATAATGGTTTAGCCAGTGCCATGGTTTATAACGTAGCCAACAACTCACAAACTAAATTATCGGCCATGTCTAACGTACTGTATGGCGCTGCAACTGCAGTAAAACCAAACTGTATTGATGGTAATGGAGGTACGCCACCAGTAGCTGGAAACCGCTCATTGGTTTTCGACGGCACTAATGAGTACTTAAATTCGAATACTTTCAATCTTGCAGGCACCAGCATAACTTACGAAGCATGGGTTAAACCAACTGCTTTTAAAGCTACTGCTCCAAATATCTCAACCATTATGGGGATTGAAGTAAGCGATGCCAATGTGGCTTTACTTCGTTTGGGCGATGCTTCTTTAGCCAACAATAAAGTACAGTTCGTATTGAATACGGGTGGTGCGACCCCTAAAAAATTAAACTCGGCCACTGCTTTAAGCGCCAATACCTGGTATCATATTGCAGCAACATACGATGGCGCGACCATGAAAATTTACATCAATGGCACTTTAGATGCCAGTATGAGCGCGACTGGTACTATTGCTGCTAACGGTACATTTCAGATTTCGAGAAGCTGGGATGCCAACAGAGGTTTTAACGGTCAATTTGATGAAATGCGGGTTTGGAAATCGGCATTGGCACAATCGGCAATTTCGGCCAATAAATGCAGTGTAAGTGCAACAAGTACCAACTTAGAGGCTTTATTGGAAATTCGACGAAGGTACCGGAACCACCATTGCTGA
- a CDS encoding hypothetical protein (product_source=Hypo-rule applied; cath_funfam=3.30.230.10): protein MGAITHPIPKRGQKRVQFCYFNHEKNHSFLNLYLYPCKDNGYKDRNGMLVSKSLNRYNIDFEAKA, encoded by the coding sequence ATGGGTGCTATTACACATCCTATTCCAAAAAGGGGACAAAAACGAGTACAGTTTTGTTATTTTAATCATGAAAAAAATCACAGTTTTTTAAACCTATATCTGTATCCGTGCAAAGATAACGGTTACAAAGATAGAAATGGTATGCTAGTAAGCAAATCGCTAAATCGATATAATATCGATTTTGAAGCTAAAGCTTAA
- a CDS encoding biopolymer transport protein ExbD (product_source=KO:K03559; cog=COG0848; ko=KO:K03559; pfam=PF02472; transmembrane_helix_parts=Inside_1_20,TMhelix_21_40,Outside_41_133): MNLRKRTKGSVEVHTSALNDIMFFLMLFFLLASAVVNPTVVKLLLPQSSSGQQSTAKKAVTVTIDENLKYFVEKKPVSIEELEPTLASYQKLAPDMTILLYVSRNVTYQDGFVVNDIANKLKLKLVVAVEPKK, translated from the coding sequence ATGAATTTACGCAAAAGAACAAAAGGATCGGTAGAAGTACATACTTCAGCGTTGAATGATATTATGTTCTTCCTGATGCTGTTTTTCTTATTGGCCTCTGCCGTAGTAAATCCTACCGTGGTTAAGTTATTATTGCCACAATCATCAAGCGGACAGCAATCTACCGCCAAGAAAGCAGTTACCGTTACGATAGACGAAAACCTTAAATATTTCGTTGAAAAGAAACCAGTTAGCATTGAAGAATTAGAGCCAACATTGGCATCATACCAAAAATTGGCGCCAGATATGACCATTCTTTTATATGTATCGCGTAATGTGACTTATCAGGATGGATTTGTGGTAAACGATATTGCCAATAAATTAAAATTAAAACTTGTTGTAGCCGTTGAGCCTAAAAAATAA